The following coding sequences are from one Saprospiraceae bacterium window:
- the greA gene encoding transcription elongation factor GreA codes for MNQVSYMTQEGYDKIKHELDQLKSTGRQEVAKAIAEAREKGDLSENAEYHAAKDAQGMLEMKINDLELKLANVRIIDQSNIDTSKVTMLTFVRMKNHKLKKELTYQIVAEAEADLKQGKISVNSPIGQGLLGKSVGEKTTIQTPAGEMVLEILEIHA; via the coding sequence ATGAATCAGGTCTCTTATATGACTCAGGAAGGCTATGACAAGATCAAGCATGAACTGGACCAATTAAAATCTACAGGTAGACAGGAAGTGGCAAAAGCGATAGCGGAAGCCAGGGAAAAAGGTGATTTATCTGAAAATGCTGAGTATCATGCAGCAAAAGATGCTCAGGGAATGTTGGAAATGAAAATCAATGATCTTGAGCTCAAGCTCGCAAACGTTCGAATCATAGACCAATCAAATATCGACACATCCAAAGTGACGATGTTAACCTTTGTTCGCATGAAAAATCACAAGCTCAAAAAAGAGCTCACCTACCAGATTGTAGCGGAGGCTGAAGCGGATTTGAAACAAGGAAAAATATCGGTGAATTCTCCGATAGGACAGGGCTTACTCGGAAAATCAGTCGGTGAAAAGACAACAATTCAGACACCGGCTGGCGAAATGGTATTGGAAATTCTTGAAATCCATGCATAA
- a CDS encoding PorV/PorQ family protein: MRKTLLGSFILSIFIFGSVTAGNPDRQGEAGAYELLMNPWARSSGVNGLNCSNVKGVEAMFINPAGLYSSNKTQVALSHTRWLVPSGINMNAFGIAQKVGKRGALGIGLCSVGFGDIPVTTTENPEGTGATYSPTFFNVSLGYAHNFADKVTVAIQLKGISESIQDVSAFGFGIDAGVQYSGGEENQFKLGIALRNIGGPMRYNGEGVATQLQSISGHNLTYDVRINRFELPSLLHIGTSYDLNYGEMISVTPMVNFTSNSFGRDELGIGAEARITDYFMVRASYKLELGKSDGLENSAYTGFSAGASLMAPLKKKSDSRFGVDYAYRPTSPFQGTHNIGIRLEF, encoded by the coding sequence ATGCGCAAAACTTTACTCGGTAGTTTTATTCTCTCAATATTTATATTCGGAAGTGTAACTGCAGGCAATCCTGATCGACAAGGCGAGGCCGGAGCCTACGAACTACTCATGAACCCATGGGCTAGATCCTCTGGCGTAAATGGCTTAAATTGCTCCAATGTGAAAGGCGTGGAGGCAATGTTTATCAATCCGGCAGGACTTTACAGTTCAAACAAAACACAGGTGGCGCTCTCTCATACTAGATGGCTTGTTCCCAGTGGAATCAATATGAACGCATTTGGTATTGCTCAGAAAGTGGGCAAAAGAGGAGCATTAGGTATAGGACTTTGTTCTGTAGGATTTGGAGATATTCCGGTGACGACAACGGAAAATCCTGAGGGAACAGGTGCTACATACAGCCCGACTTTTTTTAATGTGTCATTGGGATATGCACACAATTTTGCAGATAAAGTCACAGTGGCGATACAATTGAAAGGGATTTCAGAATCAATTCAGGACGTTTCCGCATTTGGATTTGGAATAGACGCCGGAGTGCAGTATTCGGGCGGAGAGGAGAATCAGTTCAAACTCGGTATTGCCTTGCGCAATATCGGTGGTCCAATGAGATATAATGGTGAAGGTGTGGCAACACAGCTACAATCCATCTCAGGACATAATCTTACCTATGACGTGAGAATCAACCGTTTTGAATTGCCTTCATTATTACATATTGGGACTTCATATGATTTAAATTACGGAGAGATGATTTCCGTCACCCCTATGGTAAACTTTACTTCCAACTCATTTGGAAGAGACGAATTGGGAATAGGTGCAGAAGCTCGAATTACAGATTATTTTATGGTTCGCGCTTCATACAAGTTGGAGTTGGGCAAGTCAGATGGCCTTGAAAACAGTGCATACACAGGGTTTAGCGCCGGGGCAAGTCTTATGGCTCCTCTAAAAAAGAAAAGTGATAGCCGTTTTGGAGTGGACTATGCCTATCGACCGACATCACCTTTCCAAGGCACTCATAACATAGGCATTCGTTTGGAGTTTTAA